CCTAGCTAATCTGAATCCACATCACCAAACCTACACATTGTTCTAACAACTTGGCCATATTGTTTGAAGAGACAAAATAACGACTTCaaaatactcatatttttggCCACtataatttcatcattttcatgATGTCTATTTTCGAGCTGAATGTGGTATCGCCAATGATATCCCCAACAATTTCTGAACTCGAGGGTGAATCACAACTGAAAGCAGCATTATAAATAGATCAGAATTCATCtacaataatttcaaattaaaaagaacaaaaagagAACTCACCAGTTCCATATGCTATTGAAAAGAGGTTAGAGGTGATCCAAGAACAGTATATAGCCTGCAAAAATATATGCACAATCTAATTAttcactccaatttcatgaaGATTGTTTTAAAATACCAAAGAGTTAAACCATCGCATAGATTGTGATAATAAGAGATTTAAACATGCATACACAGTAGCACCACAATTAAAGCAAGCACAAAATAGCTAAGTAACGAATATAATGCTGTTCAATGCTCTGTGTTATGCTTTAAATGGAATTCTATGTAAATATATGAGTGTCCAGCAGATTATGGAAAAAAATCACTGCAATAAAAGCATGAAATCAGCAAGAGATATTTGATAAGGCCTGGAAACGAGATATGCGAGTATTTTTGGATGCATGGGGACAATTTTTAGGAGGGCGATGCACAACAAACCGTGGGGAATCCTGCAGCAACAGCGCCAAGGTATATTACAGCAGCATGAGCTGCCATTGTACGAGATTTCATGTGCGGCAGCACATATCGTATTGGATCCAACTGAAGACGAATCAATGAGAAATCTTAAAAGTAAGTTCAAGGGTGAGATCTCAAAGGAACAAAGTCGATGTTCCAAAACGAAGGATATGATGAGAGAAGTTAGCTTACTTCCAGCCTAACCCAAAGTGTCAACGCCACAAGGATTGGAAGTTCCAAGCGATTGGGAGTTGTTAAGTCTGTAAACCATAATGTTCCACCTGTTGTTAAAGAGGGTACGTTCTTCACCATGCCTAAAACCTGAATGGAAAGAGATTGATAGAGTCATTTACACAGTAGAAGACACAAGGAGCATATTAGATAGAGATgttatgattttcttttgttatggTTTATCGAGTCGATCTATTTTCATAGTTAATTCCAAATAGGAGtctgtttattttatttaggacTAAAGTTTCCTACAGTTTGACATGCTTCTGAACTGTCAAAAGTTTAGAAAGATGGATGCAAAACCATTGGAAACTGAGGGAGCATGGAGTACGTAGAAATAAAGGGAATGTGATCTTACgcaaaagaaaatacaaaaggCAGGTATCGGTGAGCATACATATCCAAACAACCGAAATTGACCATACCTGCAAGAccaatatttaattacatcAGTTAATGCACGTCAAACAATCGAAGCTAAGGCAGTAAGGCCACAGGACTTCAAGTGGAATAAAGTACTATTAGCCTCAGAATCCATTGATATCCAAGGAATATTGTTTCATATGTTCACTTTTctattctttctctttgcTGTTTGTTTTATTACGGCAATTGCCACAACTTCCAAATATTAAAGTTAAGTTGCAGTCGTCATTTTGATCTATTAACTCAAGAAGAACAGAATAGCAGATAGTTTGTAAGAAGGAAAAGACATACTTATCCAGAAGTTTAAACAGGGGCTCTAATTTTTCTCCAATATCATTTATATCAACCTTGTCTTCTAAAATATCACTCTGTCAAAAAACAATAACTGGTTATGAGTTGCTAGGTACAGGATCTACGCCTCAAGGCAATGGTAGAAGGATGGATGAACATATTGCGATAGTTACAGTAAAATGCAGAACAAACGCCTAAAGCTCATACCTTGATGATACGTAAGTATTTCTGAAGTGAACGTATTTCGTCGGATCGACTGCAAAACAGTACAAAACAAATGTGGTCACGAGACAAGGAGTTGCAACAGATACTATATCCAAAACATCAATTTATTGGCATAATAATCTAAAAAGtatattatagtaatatgAGTACATATGTTGAGGATGTTCACATTCACAACATAGAAATCGGGTAGCAAACTTACCGTTTGCCATCGTGGGAAAAATATTGAAGACGATATACTTGAAAAGGAACAAACAAAATACGCAGCAGAAGAGTCACAGCTGCAATTGATGCCCACCTAACAAAAGTCCCAATAAGATGACTTTACCAATCACACTCAATCCAATCAACAATTCACTAGTATAGCATTGAGCTTTAAAATAAGAAGTTAGGTTCATGTAAAGCAGATGATTTTGTCTTAGAGAAACATCCTCACCATTCTAAACCAGTGAATGAGTGCATATATCCAATTATGTTCATATTACTGACTGAACCTGCTGCTGCACTGGCCAGTTCATTCATCACTGGAGCTGCCTCAACAGCCTTATCAGCCACCACACCGATCACTCCATTCAAATCTTCAGCAGGAACCTCAATCTCGAAAGGCACCTTTGACATATTTCTATGGAAAATCAGCCCATAGCCTGTGGGAACCTTAGAACGCATGAGTCGAAAATTGCCAGCATTGCTTCTGGATATCAGAAAATTGCTGAGCATCTCAGGATTCCTTTTCGCAGGCAACTTTTCACGGTCGCTGCCACTAATGTGTGACAGTGAAGGCGAAAATCGCTGGTGCTGTTGGTAGAACAACTTCGATCTAGCCATGATGCTACGCCTGTACGCCATTAAGTCCGCCTCCATACAACAAAAAGAAACAGATGAAAAACATATCACctagtaatagtagtattaggCAATGATGTAAAGAAATTTACAGTTGAATATAGTTACAGCTAACCACAACGAAACAGTATGTGCTCAGAATAACGTCAAAGTCTTCATCTCATTATTTTTACACTCAACTAGCAACAAACAGAGCAAACCGGCAAAGTTTTACACTAACAGctactaatataatttcagCTAATCCTACCAAAATATTATGAGTAACAACTACAAATATATCtacgttttacatataaaactCACGAACAATTTCGCTAAACACCGAACGCATTATCCAAAATCAGTCATTCACAGTAACacttaaaaatatccccaaaTGTGTATCAGCTCAACTTTCACAAACAAAACATGCagacattttgttttttttcacacatttcGAAGTTTCGCCATCTGATCGCATCTCAAGCAACAAAAATCCTCCTTAGGatgagcaaaataaaaacttaaacGAGGAAATGAACGCAAATAAGCATATCATTACGATCTCCAAAACACAGAGGCATGCattttacataaaatcaaaatgaaaatcttACTAGGTTTTGGCAACGGGGAGAAAATCTGGAGAAGTGAAGCAAGTTTTGGTGGTGGAGGAAAAAGCTTCGAGTTGATATGAAAAAATGCAAATGCTGTGAGCATCCAGCTTCAGTAACTGACTTAGTTTcttttagtactattaaattttttctatttaatttccttttcagGAATTACAGCTGGCACTTAGTAGCGGTTGGTGTGGGCCCCATTGTCCCAAgtactatttgatttaattttgttatgttatattcaaattaattgaattctaaaaaaagaaaaagtttaaGTTAATGTGTCCCTAATTTAagaacattttattttatgtcctaaattattgttatttaaaaaaaaaaaaactaacgtAAGTAATTCcatcttgattttatttccttGTGAAGGATGGTCCTATTTAATTAGGGAAGATTGATAATACGTAAGGGCATTCGCATCGCGTCTCGATGCGGGCTCTATCTCATCTCGAAGAGACGAGACCGCCTCGAGACGGCGATGCGCCTCGAGACGGCGATGCGGCCTCcatctcgtctcgacgagatgGGACATCTCGTCCCGTGTCTCCTTCCGaagaggccggcctcgagACCTCTCGCCATGCGCCTTGGCGATGTGGCGAGTTGTGGTTcgtgcgtgacgcccactcgtcGACCCGCGAGTGAGCGTCGTTTATATccgttaaaattgattttttttttaaatcagaaattcaaaaattaaaaaaatatatataaaaaattccaaaattatacTGGCCATTTATAGccgttttttttaaatttataatttttttcaattttttaaagcctccaatcacttctataaataccaaatcattcccacaaattatccaccataaaaaaactctctattctcactcaaatttttttaatggcgtgttatgattttaattatgtatttttaatttttttaggattttaattatgtattttttaattttttaggcctttaaattgtaatttttattttatttaatgaagtgtgtttttattaattgaatttgttggaattaaaaataaaaaatgaaattgaatgaataggtaagagatggagggatgcaggtgcCAGTGTcatctcttagttaagagatgaagtgaaaagtacagtgggacCCATGAATAgtaagagatgagacggttaagagacggataagagacagaGATGCGGATGACCTAACACACGTGGGGATTGGATAGATCTACAAATTGCAATTATGCCTCTggttataattaatatttttttttttatggttaaaataaaatttgaaatttcctCTGGTTATAACTAATACGACAAAGGGGGTGCATCTCATATCGCATATGAGCCCACTGCTATGTGCGAGCTTAATTcctgaaaaagaaatgaaaaggtttgaaaaaataagtacCAAAATAAACTAAGTCATTTACTAAAGTTGGACATTTCGCATACCAACACGTAAGCTAACTCCTGTTAAATTCTCCAAATTTTTGTCCCGAAttggcttggtgatgatcctagctttTCTATATAACTGTGCATTACCCTCTCCCTTATAAgaccttttaaggggtgaatTTCTAATATGGTGTCAGAGCAGCAGGGCCCAAGTCGTCACTTCTCCATGATTTTCTCTCTTCCGATTCCAAAACCTAGtaagatttttgttttgagtttATGTAAAATGCATGCcattaaattgtgttatgGAGATCATATTATATGCTTGAAAATGTTCATTTttagtcccataaaaataaacacttTATTGAAGTAGTTAGTGactaacttaaaaaaaaaaatcaatctcattcATTACATCTACTAAACTCTGACTAACTTGTGATGTTGAAATCTTTAGTGACTTCCGAAAATATTCTTAATATGACAAGACCCTATCATTTCCTTTGGCAAATTCTCATTACTCCTCCGTGGATGAATATTCATTCCACTTTGACtcactcaaattttaaaaaatgtaaaagaagGTAAAGTGTAgattatatataaacatagaTACTCTTCaagtcccataaaaataaacacttTCGGGCAGATAGAATATTGAAGTAgttagtagaaaatgaaactcATCTTAGTAGAGATAAAAACTTAACATAAATggataagaaaaatattgtttattacTCACTCCGttccacttaagatgacacgttttcatttttagtttgtcccaattaagataacacatttcctttttcggaaactttctctctccaattaatacactcaaccactttttctcacccctattaaattattcatctttctttctattttaatatttccacccatctattttaattaagcaCATTAATCAgtaattccttaaatcccgtgccggctaaggaatgtgtcattttaactgggacggagggagtattatagaACAGATAGAGCATTGGTTTTACAGTAACATGTGAGTCAAATGAAtcagttagtgaaatatgggatttatttatcataaataattaaatgtaaatgaaatatataacgACGGTGATTCAGGGGGGAagaggagtatattttttaaagagcTAGTATATTTTCTGAAATTTCTTTAAGCATATACGGATCAGGATtgagtagtataatattgaaGTTTTCGGGTACGGATACCCACAAAATCGGGTTTGGATACCCGCGGGTatccgtttcgacacccctaatTTGCATAGTACTCCTACGGCTACTAAAGTTAAAATTAGTTTGAAAtcatataacaaaattaaatcaaatattgcATATCACAAGTGCCAGCTACAATTcctgaaaaggaaaataaaaggatagaAAATTTTAACAGTACGAAGTCAGTTACTGAAGTTGGATGCTCATAACATTTTCATTTCACATACCACCTCCAAAGCTTTTCCTCCACCGCCAAAACTTGCTTCACTTCTCCAGATTTTCTCTCTTCCGTTGCCAAAACCTAGTaagattttcattttgattttatgtaaaatGCATGCCTCTGTGTTTTGGAGATCGTAATGATATGCTTATTTGCGTTCATTTCTTCGTTTAGTTTTCCATTTTGCTCATTCTAAGGAGGATTTTTGTTGCTTGAGATGCGATCAGATGGCGAAACTTCgaaatgtgtgaaaaaaacaaaatgtctGCATGTTTTGTTTGTGAAAGTTGAGCTGATACACATTTGGGAATATTTTGGAGTGTTACTTTGAATGACTGATTTTGTACAATATTCGTAAGTAATCTATCTAAAACGTTGATGATTTGTTAGCTGCTactcttaattttttgttagACTCAgcataaatttgttatttactACTGTGAAGCATAAAAACTTTGCCAGTTTTCTCTGTTTGCTGTTAATGGAGTGTAAAACTTCGAAATGTgtggaaaaaaacaaaatgtctGCGTGTTTTGGTTGTGAAAGTTGAGCTGATACACATTTGGGGATATTTTGAAGTGTGACTGTGAATGACTGATTTTGGATAATATTCGTGAGTAATCTATCTAAAACGTAGATAATTTGTTAGCTGctactcttattttttttgttaggctCAGCAGAAACTTGTTACTATTTACTAATGTGAGGCATAAAAATTTTGCCAGTTTTCTCTGTTTGCTGTTAGTGGAGTGTAAAACTTGGATGTTTTTTTAAAGCTTATACTGTCTCGTTGTGGCTAACTGAATCTATAATCAACTGTTTTCATCTATTCCTTTTTGCTGTAGGACGCGGAAGTAATGGCCTACAGGCGTAGCATCATGGCTAGATCGAAGTTGTTCTACCAACAGCACCAGCGATTTTCGCCTTCACTGTCACACATTAGTGGCAGCGACCGTGAGCAGTTGCCTGCGAAAACGAATCCTGAGATGCTCAGCACTTTTCTGATATCCAGAAACAATGCTGGCAATCTTCGACTCATGCGTTCTGAGGTTCCTGCGGGCTATGGGCTGCTATCAGGAAATGTATCTCGACTTATGCATTCTGAGGTTCCCACAGGCTATGGGCTGATTTTCCACAGAAATATTTCAAAGGTGCCTTCCGAGATTGAGGCCCCTGCTGAAGATTTGAATGGAGTGATCGGTGTGGTGGCTGATAAGGCTTTTGAGGCAGCTCCAATGGTGAATGAAATGGCCACTGCAGCAGCAGATTCAATCAGTAACATGAACATAATTGGATATATGCACTCATTCACTGGTTTAGAATGGTGAGGATGTTTCTCTAAAGACAAAATCATATGCTTTACATGAACCTAACTTCTTATTTTAAAGCTCAATGTTATACTAGTCAGTTGTTGATTGGATTGAGTGTGATTGGTAAAGTCATCTCATTGGGATTTTTGTTAGGTGGGCATCAATTGCAGCTGTGACTCTTCTGCTGCGTATTTTGTTTGTTCCTTTTCAAGTATATCGTCTTCAATATTTTTCCCATGATGGCGAACGGTAAGTTCTCTACCCGATTTCTATGTTGTGAATATGAATATCCTCAACATATGtattttactataataaaCTTTCTAGATTATTATGCCAATAAATTGATGTTTTGGATATAGTATCTTGATGCAACTCCTTGTCTCGTGACCACAATTGTTTTGTACCGTTTTGCAGTCGAGATAACGAATTCCTTTCAGTTGCGATATTCTTCCATATCGAGGTATGAGCTTTAGGCGTTTGTTCTGTATTTTACTGTTACTATTGCAATTTGTTCATCCATCCTTCTACCATTGCCTTGAGGCATTGATCTTGTACCTAGCAACTCATAGCCAGTTATTGTTTTTTGACAGGGTgctattgaaaaaaaatctgagATATCTAAATGGCTGGATAAGTATTGTCTTTTCCTTCTTACAAACTATCTGCTATTCTGTTCTTCTTGAGTTAATAGATCAAAATGACTACTGCAACTTAACTTTAATATTTGGAAGTTGTGGCAATTGCCGTAATAAAACAAACAGCAAGGAGAAAGAACAGAAAAGTGAACATAGGAAACAATATTCCTTTGATATCAATGGATTCTGAGGCTAATAGTACTTTATTCCACTTGAAGTCCTGTGGCCTTACTGCCTTAGCTTCGATTGTTTGACGTGCATTAACTGATGTAATTAAATATCGGTCTTGCAGATATGGTCGATTTTACGTTTGTGGATTTAGATGCTCATATATACCTGCCatttgtgttttcttttgCGTAAGATCACATTCCCTTTATTTCTACGTCTCCATGCTCCCTCTGTTTCCGATGGTTTTGCATACATCTTTCTAAACTTTTTGACAGTTTAAAAGCATGTCAAAACGTTGAAAATAGACCGACTCGATAAAGcataacaaaagaaaatcataacATCTCTATCTAATCTGCTCCATGTATCTTCTACTGCGTAAATGACACTATCAATCTCTTTCCATTCAGGTTTTAGACATGGTGAAGAATGTACCCTCTTTTACAACAGGTGGAACATTATGGTTTACAGACTTAACAACTCCCAATCGCTTGGAACTTCCAATCCTTCTGGCGTTGACATTTTGGGTTAGGATGAAAGTAAGCTAACTTTTCTCATCATATCCTTCGTTTTGGAACATCGACTTTGTTCCTTTGAGATGTCACCCTTGAACTCACTTTTAAGATTTATCACTGATTCTTCTTCAGTTGAATCCAACACAATATTTGCAAATCGGAGAACTGTATATGAAGTCTCATGAAATTGCAGTTCGTGCTGTGGTACTATACCTTGTCGCTGTTGCTGCAGGATTCCCCACGGTTTGTTGTGCATCACCCTcctaaaaaatccaaaaatattctcATATCTCCTTTGTTTGCacagtttttcaattttgctgATTGCATGCTTTTATTACGGTGAAATTTTTCCATAATCTGCTGGAAACTCATATATTTACATGGATTTCCATTTGACTACATAACACACATAGCACTGAACAGCATTATATTCATTACTAAGCTATTTTGTGCTTGCTTTAATCGTGGTGCTACTGGTATGTATGTTTAAATCTCTTATTATCATAATCTATGTAATGATGGTTTAATTCTTCGGTATTTTGAAACAATCtccatgatatatttttgCAGGCTGTATACATTCCTTGGATCACCTCTAACCTCTTTTCAATAGCATACGGGGCTGGTGAgttctccttttcttcttctttttcatttgaaaatattgtacATGAATTCTGATCTATTTATAACGCTGCTTTCAGTTATGATTCATCCTCGAGTTCAGAAATTGTTGGGGATATCATTGGAGATACCACATTCCGCTCGAAAATAGACATCATGAAGTTAGAGTGGCCAAAAATAGCAGTATTTTGAACTCGTTATTTTGTGTCTTCAATCAATAACCAAACATGGTGATGTAGTATCACAAACTAACTAGGATTTCAGAGCGTTGGCTGCAGACATATTGCCCTTTTTGTGTTTCATCGATTTTGTCTAAATCGTCGGTGTTTAATTCATCTGTCACACTAATTAACAAACACATATACGATAGTAGTAGTACGAATAACATTTGGGTCGCATGTTATCGTCGTAAGTTAAtccatacaaaaatatatgcatatttagTCATAAGTTGAGAACACATGAAAGTTTTCTTTTATACTAACAATAAACAGGGCAATTGGCCAAGTTTTTATGCTTCAcagttaataaaaattgccTAAAAGAAATTATGAGTAACAACTAGCAAAATATCTACTCAAATTTATGAGTAACACCAGCAAAAATATCTACTCCTTAggaattacttgtaattttttcatttccttagGAATTAAAGCTGGCACTCACAATAGTGGTACATATGTGATATGCGGTGTAATACTTTTGaacaaatatttgatttactattttggttGAGTCCTCTTGTTTTGAAACTTTCATAAATATTAgtcttttttttatgaaatgattttttttatttttttctaataatatttcaatatatttttttaggatgaggtagtataaaatttagtttttgtaaATAGTTATGAAAAGCTTAATCAATAATGaatcaaaattgcaaaaaaaatatatttttgaagttGTGAAATGTTGGGTACAAGGGTGGTATCAATCGTGCATCGAAATGTGATGCACATGTAACACATTTATAATAGTGCATAACATGATAACTGGGGATGAATAAGCTACGACAACTATTTGGGGAGAAGAAGACGGTGGACCTAGCTTGGGAGTAGCCCACGATAGCCCGACTCAAGATGCCCCGCCTCATTTCCGAGGGTATCTGTCAGGATGCAGGCTCACGACCAACTCCAACATGCTCTAGTCGAAGAAATTTGGGAGTGGGCACGTAATACTTGAGGTTTTAATTTAGGAGttcaaattaact
The genomic region above belongs to Salvia hispanica cultivar TCC Black 2014 chromosome 3, UniMelb_Shisp_WGS_1.0, whole genome shotgun sequence and contains:
- the LOC125211133 gene encoding mitochondrial inner membrane protein OXA1-like, translating into MAYRRSIMARSKLFYQQHQRFSPSLSHISGSDREKLPAKRNPEMLSNFLISRSNAGNFRLMRSKVPTGYGLIFHRNMSKVPFEIEVPAEDLNGVIGVVADKAVEAAPVMNELASAAAGSVSNMNIIGYMHSFTGLEWWASIAAVTLLLRILFVPFQVYRLQYFSHDGKRRSDEIRSLQKYLRIIKSDILEDKVDINDIGEKLEPLFKLLDKYGQFRLFGYVCSPIPAFCIFFCVLGMVKNVPSLTTGGTLWFTDLTTPNRLELPILVALTLWVRLELDPIRYVLPHMKSRTMAAHAAVIYLGAVAAGFPTAIYCSWITSNLFSIAYGTVVIHPRVQKLLGISLAIPHSARK
- the LOC125210679 gene encoding mitochondrial inner membrane protein OXA1-like, translated to MAYRRSIMARSKLFYQQHQRFSPSLSHISGSDREQLPAKTNPEMLSTFLISRNNAGNLRLMRSEVPAGYGLLSGNVSRLMHSEVPTGYGLIFHRNISKVPSEIEAPAEDLNGVIGVVADKAFEAAPMVNEMATAAADSISNMNIIGYMHSFTGLEWWASIAAVTLLLRILFVPFQVYRLQYFSHDGERRDNEFLSVAIFFHIEGAIEKKSEISKWLDKYGRFYVCGFRCSYIPAICVFFCVLDMVKNVPSFTTGGTLWFTDLTTPNRLELPILLALTFWVRMKLNPTQYLQIGELYMKSHEIAVRAVVLYLVAVAAGFPTAVYIPWITSNLFSIAYGAVMIHPRVQKLLGISLEIPHSARK